AAACGTACTCACAAACAATTACTCAACAAATTTAATGTGATTTTAAGTTTTGGAATATAAATTGCAATGAACCCCTCCCTTCAATGAAAAGAGAGATTTTGGcgtttatatattggttttccATACTGAAATCCGAGCTAGAAACAAACATGGCAAAAAGCAGGATAGTTACCGTCTCCACGCTGCAATTCTCTTGCAACGATGATGTTCGTACAAACGTCAAAACAGGTGAATCCTCTTATTTTTCTGCATTTTGTAATTGTTTTTGTTCCTCTGTATTCCATGCTTTAgggaatagtttttttttttcacacacacacacacacatcggagttcgagatacattggcAAGCGAACTAGCCTCCCCCATTCCTTCGTGGCCGCACGACCTAGCTCTCTTCCCAGCCCTTCGTGGCCCCAACGAACTAGCCTCTCCCAGCTGGTACTAGGCATGTAAGCTATATACCACCTCGTGGCCCCCAAACGAACTAGCCTCTCGCAGCTGGTACTAAGCATGTAAGTTATCCACCCCTAGACGGGTCAAGCACGTAAGTGAGGCACCATCAGACGGGTCCAGGCTCGTAAGCTTGCAAAGCCCCAAGGCAACCAGCCTTGTAATCGCCCACAAGGGAAATTAATCTCAAGTTGCgccatccaggattcgaactcaagacctcctggatggcgcggtatccttgccaccatcctcaaccacttgagctagggggcttggatATGCTTTAGGGAATAGTTGAGAGTTGAGATTTTAGAGGAATTTTAATATGTACACATGAATTAGTAAGATTTGTTTAGTGTTGTACTTGATGTTATGATTAGGGGAGGGGGTTTCAGATGCTTTTCAGAAGCATTTTTATGATGAAGAGCGAATAGTAAACTACAAGAGACACAATAAAATTTggaaggttttattattcattttaatgttattgattatttagataaatatatttttgtgtCTATGCTGTAAGGTAAAACTTGAAAGGTTTTGTAAATGTTGTTAACTTTTAGTTTATGTCTATAAATACATGCTTTTTTATTACTGCTTCCTTGATTCAACTCTAACAGCCGACGACGAGAGTTCTCCTTGAACGGTGTATGGAGACGGTGGAGCTATAGTCCTATGAGAGAGTGAAAAGCAAAGAGCCAAAGATCCAAGTCGGAGATTATGGACAAAGAGTCGTGTGGGAGAATATGAAAGAAAAAGATCACTtttaaatcctattttgagGCTTATTCTATGTCGGAGTGCATgatattagtttatattttaactttttattaatGTTAGTTTGTGTTATTTTTGAGTTTATTTCCGTCTTATCTATAATAGTTCTTTTTTTCACAAATAAAGAAATCATAGCTAATGTTTTTACATCCGTCTCGAACTTCGGCACTTTCATAGTGGTCATGCAAAAAAAACATCCGAAGTCAAGGAAATGTCAAAAGGAAGCAAAGACAAAGAACATAAAATATCACATTATTTCTGTGTACATGCACAAATTATCCATTTGGAGATGAAGGAGGAAAATAATTAAACTGAGGCTGAGGTTGAATCAGTGGTAGATTGAGGGAGATAGGCAGTGGAAAGAAGTTGTGGCGCTTGGAATTTTACAATGTCAAATTAGTAGAAGGAAGATATTTTAAATCGCGCATAGCGCGGGTGTTACACTAGTGAATATAACAAGCTCTTTTATTGGGGACTTGGGGTGTTAATGATTTGTCGTAAGCTAACTACATAGTGTTAAAATAATTACATCCGAGTCCCACATCGAAAATATGAAGTAAAATTATTATAAAGAAGAGATAAACTCAAATAATTAGTACTCTAATAGTTGATTTGAGAATTTTGGTGTAATCGAATAAAAAACTCAAATATCACTAAAGTTTGATATATTTTGCACCAGGAGGCTATGAGGCCAAATTGAGAAAGCAAAAGGGCATGGAAAGGCCTATCTATTTGTACAAAATATTCAAATTGGGCTGTTTAACATTATTACAAGAATTCAAGTACGGAAAGTGTCCAATATTTGTATCGAGTAGAGTTATAAGCTACTCATTATTAGCTAGTAAATAATTATAGCTTGCCATAACTttgaaaattgagaaaaactaTAAAGTTTGAATTTGTTATCAATTATCCCATAGTGAAAATTCAGGTCGCTACGTATAGTATgttgttcatatttttcatcgaaacaatatcatttaatttataaaatacaaTATTGATTATTTTATCAACGGTGGCATCCAAATATAATTTTTCTAGTTCCATATCATATACAATTTCACCACAAAAGATCATATTTTGTTCAAATCAAAGTTTTATTTGTCTAAACAGTTCCGTTAGTTGGGTGGTTAGTTGCCTTGATTTTTGGACAAAATATCATATTGTGTCTAAATCAAAGTTTAGATTTGTATCAAATTGACACTTAATTGTTTAGGAAGTTTTGCCattttcctaaaatgaaaaagaaaatggatGACGCTAAGCTATCATCATTTATGATGTAAAACCTAAACTCCCTCGCATTAAAACTTTCTTTTTCTATGTTTGAAAGTTATAAATTTGACTTACTCAAGATGATTTGCATGCCTATTACAACTTGATAGTTAGTTAACCCTATCTAATGCGAAGAGCATTCAAGAAGATAAAATATGAGAAGAGCatgaattacatgatgcatGTATCATCATTATGTATGCAAAATCAATTAATACATAAATATTAAGTCTTGTTTGGTTGTAACTTTTgttcaaacaatttttttatcacccatttaattaaatttgtggtGAATATCGAATTAGCGTGTTACATACTTTCTGGATTCCGCTAATACCGAGTgttaattttaattgtgtgtagGTTGAATTAATTAGCAATAATCTAATGCAAGacctaattttaattataaatcataGACTAGCTTAATTACTAAAAAGGTGTATAGATTCAGCACGGTGCATCTAATTATATATTCCCTAGTATAGGGGGAGGTTCgtttaattttattgtcttCGTTAGCTAATTAGTGGCTCTAGTAATGGGAAAAGTCGGCTTGAATATTGATTGATATCCAAGCTTTGTTTCATCCAATAGAGATATAATCCATAGTGGACGTAGAAAAAATTACTGATAGAATCATAGAagttatatttgaaaatatatttggataaatttgatttttttaaaaagatttaaaaattaaagttattGGAATATttacaagaaaagaaaaatgtgaagtttAAATTATGCATAAAAGATATTGATTTCCAATGAAGTCTAAACTTATTTATAAAcgtaaatgatttttttttattaaataacaatATCTTTAGCCTTTTTTTTTGGCCggtaatatttattttccacaaatactTACATGATGATCTCGTTTAATGACGAAGGCGAAGTTGGCGGCGGATGTATTCAGTTTAATTCATTAAATGTTCATTTCATCGCCATCTCGTTAAGTCTAGTCAACTTAGTATTTTTTTCCCTCATAAAAGATGACGGCAATTGAGCATCAGTATTATGTATGCAAATTGccaaattcattaaaaaaaatcttcatataacaaaaaaaaatcctcAAATTATATCTTCttctaattaatttaaaatcaattcaaacaaattaaaataatgctCAGTTTCTCTGCAGCTTTATCTTCTATTCAATATTTCTGGTTTCATCAAAATCAGCCATGACTATTTTTATGCAAATTGGTAAGTTCAAATAGACCATCTAGGGTTGATAAGAATTTTAATGCCTAATTGATAAAGTatgacaaaaaaataagaaaaaagtaattgaaattGTGCGGTGGatagataaattaaaaaagaaagagaaaaaagttgttATAAATGGATATGAACTATTTGTACGAGACATCTAAAAAGAATATGATATGTTTGTGTGTgaacaatgttttaaaaaccggaccggtaaGCGAACCGGTGAAGCTACTGGTTCATGGTTCAACCAGTCGGACCGGTTTAATCACTGGTCGAACCGTTTTATTGTTACAAATATgtataattcaatttataatgtaaaatataGTATCCAATATAATGTAAAATATAGTGTCCAATATAATGTAAAATATAGTGTCCAATATAATATGATCAATTTATAATAGTAATGTATAACATTGTTTAATGTTCTTATTTTTCCATGAGGGGCTTGTGGTGGAGTGGTTAAGCTCTTGTTAATTGGAgtggaggtcatgagttcaagCCATTCCAACAACaagttttaaaaattttgaacacAAAAAGCAAAAACCGGTTTCCGGCCAGACCGGTCCAACCAGTCGGTTCAAACGGTTCTCGGTGGCTCAACCTCACACTGGTCTAAATAGGTAAACCGGATCGGACTACCTATCGGTTCgtggtcgaaccggccggtccggtttttaaaacacttTGTGTGAAGGAATGCAGGAATTCATTTGGAATTACGAATTAGGATTGTAAGATTAAAGTTACGACGATGACGATAAATGTGATATCAAGAATCCAAGCAAATTGAAGAATTCAAATTCCATGAATGAGGAATAATAAATAGAGGAATGGAGATGCAGAGTGTAGTTATCTAGGCAAACCCTAAAAAAATTACTTTAGTCAACGGCTGCTCTCTTCGAAATTATATATACCGCCATTTCCTCTCATTATTCATCATCTTCACCAAAAACAAATAACTCCACACACACTGAGATCCTTTAATTCAATGGCAGTCAAGGTCTACATAGTGTatgtatctctctctctctcttcatctccaATCTCACTTTTCTCATATATatagtatgtatatatatatatatatatattcatttgcAGAATCCTCTGTTTCTTGATACTTGTCTGATCTTTGATACACTTGCCAATTTTATCCAAATATGGTGATTCTTTGTGTCATGCATATATAAGTCATGGATCAGATGTGTTTTCACATACattgtaaaatcaaaacttgAAATCTTTGTCAAGATCTTAAATTCCCATATTAAATAACTCTAGGTGTAGTATTTACCTATATATTGCTTGAACATTTTCtgattctccgatgtgggatggttTGAACCCCCGACAGTTACTACTCCACATACGGGCACGTCGAGAGACTCGgggaagagatcaagaaaggaGCAGAATCAGTGGAAGGAGTAGAGGCCAAATTGTGGCAGGTTTGAAATCAAGAATTTCACAAACAAATAGCTTATTCATTCATTACATAATTTGAATGTTGTGTGACTGAAACAAGGTTGAAGAAACTCTTTCTTCTGAGATTCTTGCAAAGATGGGCGCCCCACCAAAGAGTGATGTCCCTGTGATCACCCCGGACCACCTCCCCGAAGCCGATGGCCTCATTTTTGGCTTCCCAACTCGATTCGGAATGATGGCTGCCCAATTCAAGGCCTTCTTCGATTCAACGGGAGGCTTGTGGAGGACTCAGGCGCTGGCCGGGAAGCCTGCAGGGATCTTCTACAGCACGggaagccaaggaagtggacAAGAAACCACAGCGTACGCGATAAATCAACACAACCTAATCCAATCAGCCCCTCTTCACTTGTACTAACACTCTTTGTTTTGCAGTTTGACAGCTATTACTCAGCTCACTCATCATGGTATGATTTTTGTCCCCATTGGCTACACATTTGGAGCTGGCATGTTTGAGATGGAGCAGGTCAAGGGAGGTAGCCCCTATGGCGCCGGGACCTTTGCTGGAGACGGCTCCAGACAGCCCTCCGAGATTGAGATGGCCCAAGCCTTCCACCAAGGGAAGATCATCGCCACTGTCGTGAAGAAGCTTAAACAATCTGCTTGATCTCCTCATCTCATCAACACTTGTTGTTCTTCATTATGTTGCTGTTTTGTTACACTATACTTCATATGTTGTCACATTATTACTCTTATGTTTGAAATCATCATAGACTAAtaaagtttgttttttttaagtaCATACAAGTATTATTATCACTAAACTTTTAACTGATAACAGAATTTACAGATCATGTTCCAAACTTGACAAAGAAGTCAAATAATATAATGAGGAATGATTACCTAAAACAGCTGAAGCATTAATCAAGGCAAGTAAGAGAAAAGCAAAGTGTGGCATGAAGCTTGTCTTCTTTAATCTCTGCTTCACAATGAAGCCTCAATGCTTTTACTTTTTATTAtgctttttccttttcttctctccTGATTTTAAAGTAAAACATGCCCTTAATCGAGATAAAAATCAATTCTTTTCAGCAGTAAACGTAAGCTTATCTTTGATGCTTCTTTGTATGGTATAATTCCTATCAATCCATCATATTTAAGTCCTTCACAAAAGAGATTAGCTAGAAAGCACATGCCACAGACACCATCAACAAAAATTTGGTACCATCTCAAAGTTTTTACACCTTTTGAATGCATAAATTCAAAGCAAAGTCTCATTCACACACATCAAAGCTCTGAtccattttcttcttctaatTACATGATGTATAAAATGTTGTGCAACAAACATCAGAAGTACTAACTTTGTACTTGTGAAAgaacatcaattcctccactAGATTGGAATCAGCATATGGTTAGTTTACAATTTAATTTCAACTATCAAGAAAATTAAGCATAATTAAGTGTACTTTTTTATTGAGAGAGAGAGCTAGATACCATGAGAATATTTGatcaataaacaacaaatatagaATGAAACAGATGGGGTAATGTTCTATTCGGATAAAAAGAAATCAAAGTCGGATAATTTGACCTTGACTTATTTCATATATATTCTTGTTTTTCATCCATCACCTCCATGGATACATCATTTCTCCTTCTTTTTTTTGGTCAGTGAAGCTTCTTTTGTCTCAATGACTCAAATTTCTACATGACCCCTCACCACTGATCTGAAATctcaaaatattttatactaaataattcaaaatattaaaatatgaaattaaaattagtatAATGGCATTGTAGGTATAATCAGAGGCTGCCCCATCATCTCAATGGGTGTATGTTGGGATGCTATCTAACTCCCTTTACATGTAAATCCTCCACTaacaaatataacaaaattaaaaacaaactctCCATTAATAAAACAAAGAAGCAAGAACTGAAACTCTTAATGCATATTAATAATCTTCTCACAAACAAATTAACTACAAGTTTAGCAGTCCATTTTCCTACACCTCCTCTTGATCAATTGTACTTTATTACAATTATATGAAATGCTACATTGATTAGTTCTACATTCTTTCAAAGATGTGGCCCAGCATTGTCCCTTTTCCCTCTTTACCTTTTTCTTGCTTTTCTTGAAAACATGTATAACAACAATGGAGAGCGGCCTTCATTCTTGCCACTTCCAAATCTTACATTATTGTCTCTTTTTTGGTGTGTAAATAGTCATGATATCTATCTGAAGCTTGGTGTCCAGAAATCTGAGGTGGTCTCGGTTGCAACGGGGAAGGTGCTCGATATAGGGACGAGGCACAGCCCTCGAGTTTTGAGGTCCTTTGTCACCCCTTCCTCATCCCCACTCCTCTTTTGGCACTGGACTGTTGTAGCTCCATATTTCAAGTATGGAGTGCTTAAGCCCTGAAATTGAATTATAGAAACATAATCAATACagatttttttatgaattaaatgaactgaaactgaaactgaaactgaaacaTACATGGACTTGATCATGGAGATACTTGATGTACTCGATCGCTTCGTGGAGAACGGATGCAGTGTCAGTCTGAGAGTTTAATTCACAATCTTAGCATTCTTGAAACTAATTGTATAACTTTTTATCATAATGATGAATTCCAAAGTTACCTTTCCGAAAGGCGAAACCAACTGCTGGAGCGCGGTGATTCTGTCCCCGAGTTTCTCTTTTCGAACCTGTTGAAGAGAGAAAGCTAAAAGTTAACATCTGTTTTTCCAAGtccaaaacaatttttttttttttcagagcTGTGCATACCTTAAAGGTTGGCAGTGGTGATGGAGTTTCGATTCGCGGGCGTTTATATGAAGGTTGGTTGGCTGCTTTCTTCACCGCTGTGGCTTGTTCATGCTGCTGCTGATTGCTGAGAGATGATTGAAGGAAATGAGTTGTTGGTTGCAGCAGCGGACGAACATTAGGTCTAGCCAAAAATCCATTTGAATTCATCTGATCATAAACagtttgatgatgatgatctaATGAAGATGGAAGGGGTTGAGAATCAGTGTCGAAGAGAGTCTGCAACAAGGTTGAATATGATTCACCAAAACTTGAATCTTCTTTGCTGGATGGCCGATAATTCATGCTTGA
This DNA window, taken from Salvia splendens isolate huo1 chromosome 18, SspV2, whole genome shotgun sequence, encodes the following:
- the LOC121776133 gene encoding NAD(P)H dehydrogenase (quinone) FQR1-like translates to MAVKVYIVYYSTYGHVERLGEEIKKGAESVEGVEAKLWQVEETLSSEILAKMGAPPKSDVPVITPDHLPEADGLIFGFPTRFGMMAAQFKAFFDSTGGLWRTQALAGKPAGIFYSTGSQGSGQETTALTAITQLTHHGMIFVPIGYTFGAGMFEMEQVKGGSPYGAGTFAGDGSRQPSEIEMAQAFHQGKIIATVVKKLKQSA
- the LOC121776029 gene encoding transcription factor bHLH112-like — translated: MAEEVGLSWWNSPQNLFNSSPCSLGSFVWPSPDLHHHNTGVGLSPPDSWNHQDMLGKSEENYSNFLLDSSMNYRPSSKEDSSFGESYSTLLQTLFDTDSQPLPSSLDHHHQTVYDQMNSNGFLARPNVRPLLQPTTHFLQSSLSNQQQHEQATAVKKAANQPSYKRPRIETPSPLPTFKVRKEKLGDRITALQQLVSPFGKTDTASVLHEAIEYIKYLHDQVHGLSTPYLKYGATTVQCQKRSGDEEGVTKDLKTRGLCLVPISSTFPVATETTSDFWTPSFR